One window from the genome of Rufibacter tibetensis encodes:
- a CDS encoding SIMPL domain-containing protein, whose translation MKQISAYLIIAVALVAAAFIVGSAYKYKFKATESISVTGSAEVDFISNQVVWTGFYSRRSMDLRSAYAALKQYESLVRRYLRLKGIQDSSVVISSVEIMKEYQPKFDLEGRQTGQDFGGYNLTQQVKVESTDIGRVERLSREVTELIEQGVEFNSTPPQYYYTKLKGLKHNLLAKASEDARLRAKAIAENSGGDLGSLRKATMGVFQIVGQNSNESYSYGGVFNTSDKDKTATITVRVEYAVD comes from the coding sequence ATGAAACAGATTTCCGCTTACCTCATCATTGCGGTGGCCCTGGTGGCAGCAGCCTTTATTGTAGGAAGTGCCTACAAGTACAAATTCAAAGCTACAGAGTCTATCAGTGTGACAGGCTCCGCCGAGGTGGATTTCATCAGCAACCAGGTGGTCTGGACAGGTTTTTACTCCCGCAGATCCATGGACCTGAGAAGTGCTTATGCTGCCCTGAAGCAATATGAAAGCCTGGTGCGGCGCTACCTCAGATTGAAAGGGATACAGGATAGCAGCGTGGTGATTTCCTCGGTGGAAATCATGAAAGAATACCAGCCAAAGTTCGATCTGGAGGGACGGCAGACGGGGCAGGATTTCGGTGGGTACAACCTCACGCAGCAGGTAAAAGTAGAATCAACGGACATTGGCCGGGTAGAGCGACTGTCCAGGGAAGTAACCGAACTGATTGAACAAGGGGTGGAATTCAATTCCACGCCGCCCCAGTATTACTACACCAAACTGAAAGGCCTCAAGCACAATCTACTGGCCAAAGCCTCAGAAGACGCACGCCTGCGCGCCAAAGCCATCGCTGAAAACAGCGGAGGTGACTTGGGAAGCCTCCGGAAAGCCACCATGGGCGTTTTCCAGATTGTAGGCCAGAACAGCAACGAAAGCTACAGCTACGGTGGCGTCTTCAACACCTCAGACAAAGACAAAACCGCCACCATCACCGTGCGCGTGGAGTACGCGGTGGATTGA
- the rocD gene encoding ornithine--oxo-acid transaminase produces the protein MNTSTSTSSQEAIALEDKYGAHNYHPLPVVLNRGEGVFLWDVEGKRYYDFLSAYSAVNQGHCHPRIIGALTEQAQQLTLTSRAFYNDKLGPTEKYMAELFGYDKALLMNSGAEAVETALKLARKWGYKEKGIPPHEAEILVVEHNFHGRTTGIISFSTDPSSTAGFGPYMPGYKVLPYDNLEALEQALQESAHICAFMVEPIQGEAGVVVPSDGYLSGAKALCEKYNVLLIIDEIQTGVGRTGKLLASHYDGVKPDILILGKALSGGVLPVSAALADDHIMLCIQPGEHGSTFGGNPLACAVAVAALEVIQDENLTENAMRLGEIFRSRMNELKARHPELVSLVRGRGLLNAVIIQPTPDGRTAWDVCVKLMENGLLAKPTHGDIIRFAPPLVITEEQLHACCDIIEKTLEEF, from the coding sequence ATGAATACTTCCACCAGCACCTCCAGCCAAGAGGCCATAGCCTTAGAAGACAAATACGGAGCCCACAACTACCACCCACTGCCGGTAGTCCTGAACCGCGGCGAAGGAGTCTTTCTCTGGGATGTGGAAGGCAAGCGATATTATGACTTCCTCTCGGCGTATAGCGCTGTAAACCAAGGCCACTGCCATCCCCGCATTATTGGGGCGCTCACAGAGCAGGCCCAGCAGCTTACCCTTACCTCCCGGGCCTTCTACAACGACAAACTTGGCCCCACTGAGAAGTACATGGCTGAGCTCTTTGGCTATGACAAAGCCTTGCTCATGAACTCTGGTGCCGAAGCCGTGGAAACAGCCCTGAAACTTGCCCGCAAGTGGGGATATAAAGAAAAAGGCATTCCGCCGCACGAGGCTGAGATTCTAGTAGTTGAGCATAATTTTCATGGTCGTACCACCGGCATCATCTCCTTCTCAACTGACCCAAGTAGCACCGCAGGTTTCGGTCCTTACATGCCAGGCTATAAAGTTCTGCCGTATGACAACCTGGAAGCACTGGAGCAAGCCCTACAAGAAAGTGCCCACATCTGCGCGTTCATGGTGGAGCCTATCCAGGGCGAGGCTGGTGTAGTAGTTCCATCAGACGGATACCTAAGCGGCGCCAAAGCCCTGTGCGAAAAATACAATGTGTTGCTCATCATTGACGAGATACAGACGGGCGTTGGCCGCACCGGCAAGCTGCTGGCCTCACATTATGACGGCGTCAAACCCGATATTTTAATTTTGGGCAAAGCCCTTTCTGGCGGAGTTTTACCAGTTTCTGCGGCGCTCGCCGATGACCATATCATGCTCTGCATTCAGCCAGGTGAACATGGCTCTACCTTTGGCGGTAACCCGCTGGCCTGCGCCGTAGCAGTAGCTGCTTTGGAGGTGATTCAGGATGAAAACCTGACGGAGAATGCCATGCGCTTGGGCGAGATCTTCCGATCCAGAATGAATGAGCTGAAAGCCCGTCACCCGGAGCTGGTGAGCCTGGTACGTGGACGGGGCCTTTTGAATGCAGTGATCATCCAACCAACGCCAGACGGCCGCACCGCTTGGGATGTTTGCGTGAAATTGATGGAAAACGGCCTCTTAGCCAAACCCACCCACGGCGACATCATCCGGTTTGCCCCACCATTGGTAATCACCGAAGAGCAACTGCACGCCTGCTGCGATATAATTGAGAAGACGCTGGAGGAGTTTTAA
- the hemB gene encoding porphobilinogen synthase, whose translation MNHLTRRPRRNRKSDVIRNLVQENHLTLHDLIFPIFVTEGDNVQQGIPSMPGISRFSLDRLVDEVGECVELGIKAFAPFPNISEEKKDRFAQESKNPEGLFLKTISELKRQFPGITLATDVAMDPYSTDGHDGIVDNGEIINDASLEVLGQMALAQAQAGADIIAPSDMMDGRVAHIRQILDKHAFSNVAIMSYTAKYASGFYGPFRDALESAPKHGDKKTYQMNPANSREALIEAELDTLEGADYLMVKPALSYLDVIKLLRDNSNLPIAAYNVSGEYAMVKAAAQNGWLDGEKIMLETLLSMKRAGADIILTYFAKEFAQYIKR comes from the coding sequence ATGAACCATTTAACCCGCCGGCCCCGCCGGAACCGCAAATCAGATGTCATCCGGAATCTGGTACAGGAAAACCACCTCACCCTGCATGATTTAATCTTCCCCATATTTGTCACCGAAGGCGATAATGTGCAGCAAGGCATTCCGTCTATGCCGGGCATTTCACGTTTCAGCTTAGACCGCCTGGTAGACGAAGTAGGAGAATGCGTGGAGTTGGGCATCAAAGCCTTCGCGCCGTTCCCCAATATTTCTGAAGAAAAAAAAGACCGGTTTGCGCAGGAAAGCAAGAACCCTGAAGGCTTGTTTTTGAAGACTATTTCTGAGCTGAAGCGTCAGTTCCCGGGAATCACCCTGGCAACCGATGTAGCCATGGACCCCTACAGCACCGACGGCCATGACGGCATTGTAGACAACGGTGAGATCATCAATGATGCCTCTCTGGAAGTTTTGGGTCAGATGGCCCTGGCGCAGGCCCAGGCCGGAGCCGACATTATAGCTCCTTCTGACATGATGGACGGGCGCGTGGCCCATATCCGTCAGATTCTGGACAAGCACGCCTTCTCCAATGTGGCTATCATGAGCTACACTGCCAAGTACGCCAGCGGTTTCTATGGCCCTTTCCGTGATGCCTTGGAGTCTGCTCCTAAGCACGGTGACAAGAAAACCTACCAGATGAACCCTGCCAACAGCCGTGAAGCTTTGATTGAGGCGGAACTAGATACTTTGGAAGGTGCCGATTACCTTATGGTGAAGCCTGCCCTCTCCTATCTTGATGTCATTAAACTACTCCGTGACAACTCCAATCTGCCCATTGCCGCCTACAATGTGAGCGGTGAATACGCCATGGTGAAAGCTGCGGCTCAAAATGGCTGGCTGGATGGTGAAAAGATTATGCTGGAAACGTTGCTTAGCATGAAACGCGCTGGCGCCGACATCATCTTAACCTACTTCGCGAAGGAGTTTGCTCAGTACATTAAACGCTAA
- a CDS encoding FlgD immunoglobulin-like domain containing protein, with product MERVTQQRQFWTSCALLLFFGAILYFASTQPFFRGKQEPRFSTASLIEFGQDARVHRLHKKGSIGTPENPQARLQYEIDRLKDPATGKIPEGIRELELAYSSRIMTAEQLFSQKNPYSKLATYTWDRRGPYNIGGRTRALAIDRNNENIILAGGVSGGMWRSTNGGTSWVKVTDPEMLQSVTSISQDKRPGKGNIWYYSTGEVLGNSANKPGATYLGNGVFKSIDNGVTWNPLASTQAVGTTQLTNVFQLTYRVATNPANTTQDEVFVATIGSIRRSTNGGNTWTYVLGFGAGTGADRITDFNASPYFTDIAIGENGAMYAALSQFSTGEGSAKKGIFRSTNGTGWTDITPAGFPATYERIVLDIAPSNENIVYFLVYTETNETSQANLWKYEYRSGDGSGSGGTWTNLSENLPMLGDKSGDLDLQGGYNMVVKVKPNNPDYVVLGGTNLYRSTSGFANTTATTKIGGYVASNASYALYPKHHPDQHEVAFYRSNPNRMISAHDGGLSRTENNNASSVVWESLNRGYQTTQFYTVAMDLNTTNDFVVGGMQDNGCWAVNDIEEQTSWIEQLGGDGAFTAVTTHSLLVSSQSGTVYRYAFNDAGRRIGYARIDPPQTTGYLFVNPYTIDPNNEYTMFLPAGDTLWRNKNIAQIPLSTSGDQSNLGWEVVANLGTNEAISSVSVSKSPANVVYFGTRAGKLYKFENGAAAAPTRVNVTGANFPSGNIQCIAIDPRDANKVIVVFTNYRVESLFYTTDGGTSWTPVSGTLEEDGNVQGNGPSTRWLTILPNPDGTAKYLVGTSTGLYSASTLTGSATNWIREGASTIGQVPVDMVLSRTTDDLVVVGTHGNGVFSRRYSGPLASKEEIANASQFGLKQNYPNPFRAGGATTIPFTLEKPAEVKLVLYNLSGQVIATLVSGKKQAGQHRISWDGRDAGGQIQASGTYLYQLTIDGKRYTKRLTFLR from the coding sequence ATGGAACGTGTAACCCAGCAGCGGCAGTTTTGGACGTCCTGCGCTTTGCTTCTATTCTTTGGGGCAATCTTATATTTTGCTTCAACGCAGCCTTTCTTCAGGGGGAAACAGGAGCCTCGTTTTTCAACCGCCTCGTTAATCGAGTTTGGGCAGGATGCGCGTGTTCACCGGCTGCACAAAAAAGGCTCAATCGGTACCCCCGAAAACCCACAAGCCCGGTTGCAATATGAAATTGACCGGCTTAAAGATCCGGCTACCGGTAAAATTCCTGAAGGGATCAGGGAACTGGAACTGGCTTACTCCAGCCGGATCATGACGGCCGAGCAACTCTTCTCCCAGAAGAATCCTTATAGCAAATTAGCCACCTATACCTGGGACAGACGCGGGCCTTACAACATAGGCGGCCGTACCCGGGCGTTGGCCATTGACAGAAACAATGAAAATATCATTCTGGCAGGAGGTGTTTCTGGAGGTATGTGGCGAAGCACCAATGGGGGCACCTCATGGGTAAAAGTTACAGATCCGGAGATGTTGCAAAGTGTAACCTCTATCTCTCAGGACAAAAGACCCGGTAAAGGAAACATCTGGTATTACAGTACAGGAGAAGTGTTAGGAAACTCGGCTAACAAGCCAGGGGCCACTTATTTAGGGAACGGGGTTTTCAAATCCATTGACAACGGCGTTACCTGGAACCCACTTGCCTCTACCCAGGCAGTTGGTACTACCCAACTCACCAATGTGTTTCAACTTACCTACCGTGTAGCTACTAACCCGGCTAATACAACGCAGGATGAAGTTTTTGTAGCAACTATCGGCTCTATCCGCCGATCTACCAATGGCGGAAATACCTGGACGTACGTGTTGGGCTTTGGAGCAGGAACAGGCGCTGATAGAATCACAGACTTCAATGCGAGCCCCTATTTTACTGATATTGCCATAGGGGAAAACGGGGCTATGTACGCCGCGTTAAGTCAATTTTCTACCGGGGAGGGTTCTGCAAAAAAAGGAATCTTCAGGTCTACTAATGGCACTGGCTGGACAGACATTACCCCTGCTGGTTTCCCGGCTACTTACGAGCGGATTGTGCTGGACATTGCTCCGTCTAATGAAAATATCGTGTATTTCCTGGTGTACACTGAAACGAACGAAACCTCTCAGGCTAACCTTTGGAAGTACGAGTATAGATCTGGTGACGGTAGCGGAAGCGGCGGAACCTGGACTAACCTTTCAGAAAACCTGCCTATGCTAGGCGATAAATCTGGTGACCTGGATTTGCAGGGAGGTTATAATATGGTAGTGAAAGTAAAACCGAATAACCCAGATTATGTGGTGTTAGGGGGTACCAACCTGTACCGTTCTACCAGCGGGTTCGCTAACACAACTGCCACTACCAAGATTGGTGGGTACGTAGCTTCCAATGCCAGCTACGCTCTGTACCCTAAGCATCATCCAGACCAACATGAAGTGGCCTTTTACCGGAGCAACCCAAACCGCATGATCTCTGCACATGATGGTGGCCTCTCCAGAACTGAGAACAACAATGCGTCTTCTGTGGTGTGGGAGTCCCTTAACCGAGGCTACCAGACCACCCAGTTCTATACCGTTGCCATGGACCTGAACACCACAAACGACTTTGTGGTAGGCGGTATGCAGGACAATGGCTGTTGGGCAGTGAATGACATAGAGGAGCAAACCTCCTGGATAGAGCAATTAGGTGGAGACGGAGCTTTTACAGCTGTGACTACCCACTCTCTTTTAGTGTCATCACAGAGTGGTACTGTGTACAGGTACGCTTTCAATGATGCTGGCAGAAGAATTGGATACGCCAGAATTGATCCACCCCAAACCACGGGTTACCTTTTTGTGAACCCGTACACCATTGACCCTAACAATGAGTACACCATGTTTTTGCCGGCCGGCGATACCTTGTGGCGAAACAAAAACATTGCCCAGATTCCTTTGAGTACAAGCGGCGATCAATCAAATTTGGGCTGGGAAGTGGTAGCCAATTTAGGCACAAACGAAGCCATCTCTTCTGTGTCGGTGAGCAAGTCACCAGCCAATGTGGTGTATTTTGGTACCAGGGCCGGAAAGCTGTATAAGTTTGAAAATGGTGCTGCTGCTGCTCCAACTCGGGTGAATGTGACGGGGGCTAATTTCCCGTCTGGTAATATCCAGTGTATTGCCATTGATCCCAGAGATGCAAACAAAGTTATTGTCGTTTTTACCAATTACAGGGTAGAAAGCCTTTTTTACACCACTGACGGCGGTACTTCCTGGACACCTGTTTCAGGAACATTGGAGGAAGACGGTAATGTGCAAGGCAATGGCCCGTCTACCAGATGGCTTACCATCTTGCCTAACCCAGACGGAACGGCCAAATACCTGGTAGGAACCAGCACGGGACTTTACTCTGCCTCTACCCTTACAGGAAGTGCCACTAACTGGATCAGGGAAGGAGCAAGTACCATTGGCCAGGTTCCGGTTGATATGGTGCTTAGCCGTACCACTGATGATTTGGTAGTAGTGGGTACCCACGGAAACGGCGTGTTCAGTCGCCGGTACTCTGGTCCGCTGGCTTCTAAAGAAGAGATAGCCAATGCGTCTCAATTTGGATTGAAGCAGAACTATCCTAACCCTTTCAGAGCAGGGGGTGCTACCACAATTCCTTTCACGTTGGAGAAACCGGCAGAAGTAAAATTGGTGCTATACAACCTCTCCGGACAAGTCATTGCTACCTTGGTTAGTGGCAAAAAGCAAGCCGGGCAGCACCGCATTTCCTGGGATGGCAGGGACGCCGGCGGACAAATTCAGGCTTCCGGCACGTACCTGTATCAACTTACCATTGACGGAAAACGATACACCAAGCGACTTACTTTCTTGCGATAA
- a CDS encoding metallophosphoesterase family protein gives MKTTTLPPPYKWLVFSLLFLLSACDLFEYHPYAGNLEYKDLTAQNVARIKALETAYNPQIPLKFALTGDTQGFFAETEDMVKDMNSRDIAFVLHAGDLTNYAFTDEYERMHEVLSKLKAPYVTVIGNHDCLGDGDKIYKEMYGPLNHSFTFGQNKFILLNTNFLEFDESVPDINWLEKELQTPTSIVNKFVVSHIIPDNSEANRAQEQAYAALMQKYDVRLSLHGHTHSFGVRQLYNDGITYVTTAASLKRSYVLVTVLGNKATFEKIEF, from the coding sequence ATGAAAACCACAACCCTGCCACCACCTTACAAGTGGCTGGTATTTTCCTTACTTTTCTTACTGTCGGCGTGTGATCTTTTTGAGTACCACCCATACGCCGGCAACCTGGAGTACAAAGACCTTACGGCCCAGAACGTAGCCAGAATCAAAGCCCTGGAAACGGCCTACAACCCACAGATTCCTTTAAAGTTTGCCCTTACCGGTGACACGCAGGGCTTCTTTGCCGAAACCGAAGACATGGTAAAAGACATGAACTCCCGTGACATTGCCTTTGTCCTGCACGCCGGAGACCTGACCAATTACGCGTTCACCGATGAGTATGAGCGCATGCACGAGGTACTCTCCAAACTGAAGGCGCCGTACGTGACCGTAATCGGGAACCATGACTGCCTGGGCGATGGCGACAAGATCTACAAAGAGATGTATGGCCCACTCAACCACTCCTTCACTTTCGGGCAGAACAAATTTATTCTTCTCAACACCAACTTTCTGGAGTTTGACGAAAGCGTACCAGATATTAATTGGTTGGAAAAAGAGCTTCAGACCCCTACTTCCATTGTCAATAAATTTGTCGTTTCTCACATCATTCCAGATAACAGCGAGGCAAATCGCGCACAGGAGCAGGCTTACGCCGCATTGATGCAGAAATACGACGTGCGGCTTTCATTACACGGCCACACCCACAGCTTTGGAGTAAGGCAACTCTACAATGATGGCATCACCTATGTAACCACGGCTGCTTCTCTGAAGCGGAGCTATGTGCTGGTAACCGTACTGGGCAATAAGGCAACGTTTGAAAAAATAGAATTCTAA
- a CDS encoding CopD family protein, protein MDYNYLKSLHIIFVVTWFAGLFYIVRLFVYYAETAQKSEPEKSILQTQFALMQKRLWYGITWPSAVLTVIMGLSLLHYYSPIPTWLWIKLGFVVGLLAYHLYCHRIFKQHQRGEIKQSSTTLRIWNEVATLFLVSIVFLVVLKNGLSATWGVLGFIGLSVLLMAAIMVYKKLRKA, encoded by the coding sequence ATGGATTATAATTACCTGAAATCGCTGCACATCATTTTTGTAGTTACCTGGTTTGCGGGCCTGTTCTACATTGTGCGGTTGTTCGTGTATTACGCTGAAACGGCCCAGAAATCCGAGCCCGAGAAAAGCATTCTCCAGACCCAGTTTGCTTTGATGCAGAAAAGGCTGTGGTACGGAATCACGTGGCCTTCAGCAGTACTGACGGTCATCATGGGGTTGAGCTTGCTGCATTACTACTCTCCCATTCCCACCTGGCTCTGGATTAAGTTAGGCTTTGTAGTCGGGCTGTTGGCTTACCACCTGTATTGCCACCGTATTTTCAAACAACACCAGCGGGGCGAAATAAAACAAAGCTCCACCACCCTCCGCATCTGGAACGAAGTGGCCACCCTATTCCTGGTTAGCATTGTGTTCTTGGTAGTGCTCAAAAATGGGCTAAGCGCCACGTGGGGCGTGCTGGGTTTTATCGGCTTATCGGTCCTCCTGATGGCAGCCATTATGGTCTATAAAAAGCTCAGGAAAGCGTAA
- a CDS encoding co-chaperone GroES: MRHDSPASKLQKLIVVGDRLLIKPKSAKEQTKSGLFLPPGVQEKEKVQEGYVMRVGPGYPIPADYGLDDEIWNQDEKEQVRYLPLQAREGDLAIYLQRDAVEINYMGDKYFIVPQSSVLLLEREE, from the coding sequence ATGCGCCATGACTCACCCGCCAGCAAATTGCAGAAATTGATTGTAGTAGGAGACCGTCTGCTCATCAAGCCTAAGTCAGCGAAGGAGCAGACAAAAAGCGGCTTGTTTCTGCCGCCTGGTGTGCAGGAGAAAGAAAAAGTGCAGGAAGGCTACGTGATGCGGGTTGGCCCGGGCTATCCCATTCCGGCAGATTATGGGTTGGATGACGAGATCTGGAACCAGGACGAGAAAGAACAGGTGCGTTACCTTCCGCTGCAGGCCCGCGAAGGTGACCTGGCTATTTACCTCCAGCGCGATGCCGTAGAGATCAACTACATGGGAGACAAATACTTTATTGTTCCCCAATCTTCGGTGCTGCTGTTGGAGCGGGAGGAGTAG
- a CDS encoding homogentisate 1,2-dioxygenase has translation MAYYHRLGSIPRKRHTQFRQPDGSLYHEQLVGTLGFSGVSSLLYHQHAPTRITRIGEPVPYGPVKSDVPLAPYHIRPFKGESTGEDYLSARKTLLMNKDCTISICLPGERSMTYLYKNALADEIVFIHEGSGELHSQMGRLEVEAGDYVVIPRTIIHQWKWNEGPVRLLITESFSPVETVRRYRNHFGQLLEHSPYCERDIRPPHELIQKNEPGEYLVQIKKEGFLHQYYYDFSPLDVVGWDGYFYPYAFSIHDFEPITGRIHQPPPVHQTFETQGFVVCSFVPRLFDYHPLAIPAPYNHSNVDSDEILYYVAGNFMSRKGIDIASFTIHPSGLPHGPHPGTVEASIGKKETHELAVMIDTFKPLYLTVEALELVDQNYPMSWNPDAAPQAPRPADMMD, from the coding sequence ATGGCATATTATCACAGGTTAGGTTCCATTCCCCGCAAACGGCACACGCAGTTCAGGCAACCAGACGGTAGTCTGTACCATGAGCAGTTAGTAGGCACACTGGGGTTTTCCGGGGTTTCCTCGTTGCTCTACCACCAGCATGCGCCTACCAGAATCACCAGAATTGGTGAGCCGGTGCCCTACGGCCCAGTAAAATCTGACGTGCCTCTGGCTCCCTACCACATCCGTCCGTTCAAAGGCGAGTCTACCGGCGAAGATTACCTGAGCGCCCGCAAAACGCTCCTGATGAACAAGGATTGCACCATCTCCATCTGCCTTCCGGGTGAACGCAGCATGACGTACTTATACAAGAATGCGCTGGCTGATGAGATTGTGTTCATCCATGAAGGCTCCGGGGAACTGCACTCGCAGATGGGCCGGCTAGAAGTGGAAGCAGGAGACTATGTGGTGATCCCGCGCACTATTATTCACCAATGGAAATGGAACGAAGGTCCGGTACGCCTGCTCATCACCGAAAGCTTTAGCCCGGTAGAAACAGTACGCCGCTACAGAAACCACTTCGGACAGTTGCTGGAACATTCGCCTTACTGCGAGCGTGACATCAGGCCACCTCATGAGTTAATACAGAAAAACGAACCCGGCGAGTACCTGGTGCAGATCAAGAAGGAAGGGTTCCTGCACCAATATTATTATGACTTTTCGCCGCTGGACGTGGTAGGCTGGGACGGTTATTTCTACCCCTATGCCTTCTCCATCCATGATTTTGAGCCTATTACCGGCCGCATCCATCAGCCGCCGCCCGTGCACCAGACCTTTGAGACGCAGGGCTTTGTGGTGTGTTCCTTCGTGCCGAGGCTTTTTGATTACCACCCATTAGCCATTCCAGCACCGTACAACCACTCCAACGTAGACTCAGACGAGATTCTGTACTACGTGGCCGGTAACTTCATGTCCCGCAAAGGCATTGACATTGCTTCGTTCACCATCCACCCCAGCGGCCTTCCACATGGGCCGCACCCCGGCACCGTAGAAGCCAGCATTGGCAAGAAGGAAACACATGAACTGGCGGTGATGATTGATACCTTCAAACCGCTGTACCTAACCGTAGAGGCCTTGGAACTGGTAGACCAAAACTACCCCATGAGCTGGAATCCAGACGCAGCCCCACAAGCTCCTCGTCCGGCAGATATGATGGATTAG
- a CDS encoding S41 family peptidase gives MAEKTEHKKIENTLFQVRLPLFIGLAVAVGILLGATFFQPSTTNPQGTARGYLKFREILSYIDREYVDTVNTEKLSEFAINKMLEKLDPHSSYIPAKDLTMARSYLESDFDGIGVEFNIFRDTLYVIAPLSGGPSEQVGIQAGDKILKVNDENIAGVNISNETVFNKLRGPRGSKVRLTVLRPNETKPLQFTVTRRKIPSVSVDAGYMVDNKTGYIKVSRFSNGTYEEFKSKLSALKKQGLQRLILDLRDNPGGYLDHATRMADEFIAGNKKLVYTDGKGSKYDANYYAKVKGDFETGELIVLINEGSASASEILAGALQDHDRALIVGRRSFGKGLVQVPIPLSDGSELRLTISRYYTPSGRSIQKPYDPESSEDYEMELANRYKHGEFFSQDSIKFNDSLRYKTSRGRTVYGGGGIMPDVFVARDTTDNTNLLTELYQKNVLREYAMNYFREHRKQLENTSLTQFQESFQVTDAMMQGLLKEAKRSAIKVDPKELKRSERTIRNNLKAFVARSRYEAEGFYPVLNEIDPDFQRAMGLFNQARQISLGR, from the coding sequence ATGGCTGAGAAAACTGAGCATAAGAAAATTGAGAACACTCTCTTCCAGGTGCGATTACCTTTGTTTATAGGTCTGGCAGTTGCGGTAGGTATTCTATTAGGCGCTACCTTCTTCCAGCCTTCCACCACTAATCCTCAGGGCACGGCCCGTGGCTATCTAAAGTTCAGAGAAATTCTGAGCTACATAGACCGCGAGTATGTGGACACTGTGAATACTGAAAAGCTTTCTGAATTTGCCATTAACAAGATGCTGGAGAAGCTGGACCCACACTCCTCCTACATTCCGGCCAAAGACCTGACCATGGCCCGCTCTTATTTAGAGAGTGATTTTGATGGCATTGGTGTGGAGTTCAACATCTTCCGGGATACTTTGTATGTGATTGCCCCGCTAAGCGGAGGTCCTTCTGAGCAGGTGGGCATTCAAGCCGGTGACAAAATCCTGAAAGTGAACGATGAAAACATTGCCGGGGTGAATATCTCTAATGAGACGGTCTTCAACAAACTGCGGGGGCCAAGAGGCTCTAAAGTGAGATTAACGGTGTTGCGTCCGAATGAGACCAAGCCTTTGCAGTTTACCGTAACCCGCCGTAAGATTCCTTCGGTGTCTGTGGATGCCGGGTACATGGTTGATAACAAAACCGGTTATATCAAAGTGAGTCGCTTCTCTAACGGTACTTATGAGGAGTTCAAGTCTAAACTAAGTGCCTTGAAGAAACAAGGTTTGCAGCGCCTGATCCTGGATTTACGGGATAACCCTGGTGGGTATTTAGACCACGCCACCCGCATGGCCGATGAGTTCATTGCTGGCAACAAGAAACTGGTGTACACAGATGGAAAAGGCTCTAAGTACGATGCCAACTACTACGCCAAAGTGAAAGGTGATTTTGAGACCGGTGAGCTGATTGTTCTGATCAACGAAGGCAGCGCCTCTGCCTCTGAGATCCTGGCCGGTGCCTTGCAAGACCATGACCGTGCGCTGATTGTGGGCCGCCGTTCGTTTGGGAAAGGGCTGGTGCAGGTGCCTATTCCGTTGTCTGACGGTAGTGAGCTTCGTCTGACTATTTCCAGGTACTACACACCAAGCGGACGTTCCATCCAAAAACCGTATGACCCAGAGTCTTCTGAAGATTATGAAATGGAGCTGGCCAACCGCTACAAGCACGGTGAGTTCTTCAGCCAGGACAGCATCAAGTTCAATGATTCTCTCAGATACAAAACCAGCCGTGGGCGCACTGTGTATGGCGGCGGCGGTATCATGCCAGACGTGTTTGTGGCGCGTGATACTACAGATAACACTAACCTGTTAACAGAGTTGTATCAGAAGAACGTGCTGCGCGAGTATGCCATGAACTACTTCCGGGAACACCGCAAGCAGTTGGAGAATACTTCCCTGACCCAGTTCCAGGAATCGTTCCAGGTAACTGATGCAATGATGCAGGGATTGTTGAAAGAAGCAAAGCGCTCTGCCATCAAAGTAGACCCTAAAGAGTTGAAGCGTTCTGAGAGAACCATCCGGAACAACTTGAAAGCGTTTGTAGCCCGTAGCCGGTACGAGGCCGAAGGTTTCTACCCGGTACTGAACGAGATTGACCCTGACTTCCAACGGGCCATGGGCCTTTTCAACCAGGCCAGACAAATCAGTTTAGGAAGATAG